Proteins from a single region of Flavobacterium sp. K5-23:
- a CDS encoding TolC family protein has protein sequence MKRIVLITLLVFATTAKSQNASQGDKVKQSHSLSLDQAISHALTNNYSAINASRDIETAKQKKWETTAAGLPQINGVVDYTNNFELQKSLVPAEFFGGNKGEFAEVAFGTKHNMNARVSLSQLLFDGSYIVALQASKTYLKFYENAKHKTDTDIKEMTINSYGNVLLAEESIAILKKNKSTLEKTLFDTKETFKNGLIEEENVEQLQITLSSVNSNLKNTIRLLEIANKMLKINLGIDIDDELILTDKLDNLTITNLDLAFSQKGFVTSENVNYQMALNFEEQRQLEYKLQRSKALPTLSATMNFGYNAFGDQFQFFEQNQKWLNYSNVGVSLNIPIFSSLARSSRTQQAKIALDQAKTQLNETEQRLKLQYANAKSEYEFSIEEYATAKSNLNLAERIEKKQQIKFTEGLSSSFDFSEAQRQLFSTQQQYLQSMVNIINKKASLEKVINK, from the coding sequence ATGAAAAGAATAGTATTAATAACCTTGTTGGTATTTGCAACTACGGCAAAATCACAAAACGCGAGCCAAGGCGATAAGGTAAAACAAAGCCATTCGCTTAGTCTTGACCAAGCCATTAGTCACGCTTTGACTAATAACTATTCGGCTATCAATGCGTCTAGAGACATAGAAACGGCTAAACAAAAAAAATGGGAAACCACAGCGGCAGGACTACCTCAAATCAATGGTGTTGTAGATTACACCAACAATTTTGAGCTTCAAAAATCACTTGTGCCCGCTGAATTTTTTGGAGGAAATAAAGGAGAATTTGCTGAAGTCGCTTTTGGAACTAAACACAATATGAACGCACGTGTTTCTTTAAGCCAATTACTTTTTGACGGATCCTACATTGTTGCTTTACAAGCTTCAAAAACGTATTTAAAATTTTATGAAAATGCAAAACATAAGACAGATACAGACATTAAAGAAATGACTATCAATTCTTATGGAAACGTCTTACTTGCTGAAGAAAGCATTGCCATACTTAAAAAGAACAAATCCACTTTAGAAAAAACATTGTTTGACACTAAAGAAACATTTAAAAACGGTTTAATAGAGGAGGAAAATGTAGAGCAACTACAAATCACTCTGTCATCTGTAAACAGTAATTTAAAGAATACCATTCGCTTATTGGAAATTGCCAATAAAATGTTGAAAATTAATTTGGGTATCGACATAGACGATGAACTAATTCTAACAGACAAATTAGACAATTTAACCATTACTAATTTAGACTTGGCTTTTTCTCAAAAAGGGTTTGTAACATCTGAAAATGTAAATTACCAAATGGCTTTGAATTTTGAAGAACAAAGACAATTAGAATACAAGCTACAAAGAAGTAAGGCCTTGCCTACTCTATCAGCTACCATGAATTTTGGATACAATGCTTTTGGAGATCAATTTCAATTCTTCGAACAAAATCAAAAATGGTTGAACTATTCAAATGTTGGCGTAAGCTTAAACATTCCGATTTTCAGCAGCCTTGCCAGAAGTTCAAGAACCCAACAAGCTAAAATTGCACTGGACCAAGCCAAAACACAATTGAACGAAACGGAGCAACGATTAAAACTGCAATACGCTAATGCAAAAAGTGAATACGAGTTTAGTATCGAAGAATATGCAACCGCTAAAAGCAATTTAAATCTAGCTGAAAGAATCGAAAAGAAGCAACAAATTAAGTTTACCGAAGGTTTGTCTTCCAGTTTTGATTTCAGCGAAGCACAAAGACAATTGTTTTCAACACAACAACAATACTTGCAATCAATGGTAAATATTATCAACAAAAAAGCAAGTTTAGAAAAAGTAATCAATAAATAA
- a CDS encoding TetR/AcrR family transcriptional regulator, translated as MKEKIIAKASELFLKLGFKSITMDDIACEMCISKKTIYKYFCNKEVLVEETTALIHKEVHQTIDKIVSMDYNAIEENFKIRKMFSEMFKSSSETSPIYQLKKHYPEIFEKVMLREVDECSKCFRQNIEKGIENGFYRKELKIDTHVKFYYMLVFNINGNTMSEKEAQELELEALEYHTRAMATPNGIIELEKHLLNPYI; from the coding sequence ATGAAAGAGAAAATAATTGCAAAAGCAAGTGAACTGTTTTTAAAATTGGGCTTTAAAAGCATCACCATGGACGATATAGCCTGTGAGATGTGTATATCAAAAAAGACAATCTATAAATATTTTTGTAATAAAGAAGTTCTTGTAGAAGAAACCACTGCCCTTATACATAAAGAAGTGCATCAAACTATTGACAAAATAGTGAGTATGGATTATAATGCCATTGAAGAGAATTTCAAAATCAGGAAAATGTTTAGTGAAATGTTTAAATCCTCTTCAGAAACCTCACCTATCTATCAATTAAAAAAACATTATCCTGAAATTTTTGAGAAAGTAATGTTACGAGAAGTAGACGAATGCTCCAAGTGCTTTAGACAAAACATAGAAAAAGGAATCGAAAATGGTTTTTATCGAAAAGAATTGAAAATTGACACTCATGTTAAATTTTACTACATGTTGGTTTTTAATATAAATGGAAACACAATGTCTGAAAAAGAAGCACAAGAACTGGAACTGGAAGCTTTAGAATATCACACTAGAGCAATGGCAACACCAAATGGAATTATTGAACTTGAAAAACACTTATTAAATCCTTATATATAA
- a CDS encoding YceI family protein gives MTTTWTIDSSQSDVLIKKRRSIIAYLSGTKDNFNGHVDIKDNKLEDVALAFSLEINKNHSKLKDIDNHLRLSDYFANEAHPMITFKSTYFEKINNNINFLKGNLTIKNVTKVVELDTKLVGYNTYNGVKKAFFEIKGQIDPKDFGLATQFHNNPETVATAQKIHLIANLEFII, from the coding sequence ATGACAACAACTTGGACAATTGACTCGAGCCAATCAGATGTTTTGATAAAAAAAAGAAGATCAATAATTGCTTATTTATCAGGTACTAAGGACAACTTCAACGGCCATGTAGATATAAAGGATAATAAACTGGAAGATGTAGCACTGGCCTTTTCGTTAGAAATAAATAAAAACCACTCTAAATTAAAAGACATAGACAATCACTTGAGACTAAGTGATTATTTTGCTAATGAGGCGCATCCAATGATAACCTTCAAATCAACTTATTTTGAAAAAATAAACAACAACATCAATTTTTTAAAAGGGAATTTAACTATTAAAAACGTGACTAAAGTGGTGGAATTGGACACTAAATTAGTGGGTTACAATACCTATAATGGAGTCAAAAAAGCTTTTTTTGAAATAAAAGGACAAATAGACCCGAAAGATTTTGGGTTGGCTACTCAATTTCACAATAATCCAGAAACTGTAGCAACAGCTCAAAAGATACATCTTATAGCAAATTTAGAATTCATAATTTAA
- a CDS encoding GLPGLI family protein, which translates to MKYIIVSLFFLQLSFGQNNLEISYIIKYNTEIYNERNGTLILDLKQNKAVFFISKINLKKDLRAVNNEINIIQKDDERYIATDLINDSLFSKEKIKNGNYIVSENVPKMSWELATATTKKIGDYICYKATTNFRGRNFTAWYSTDYPVQLGPWKFNGLPGLIMEVYDETNRYYWGVIEIKPTNKEVVFPNDISLHKKIDLKKYVELRYDTNMDNLDSRLPRGTQTQTIKVERNGLEIKFEWEK; encoded by the coding sequence ATGAAATATATCATTGTGTCTTTGTTTTTTCTTCAGTTGTCGTTTGGACAAAATAATTTGGAAATTAGTTATATAATTAAATACAATACGGAAATCTATAATGAAAGAAATGGCACTCTAATCTTAGATCTAAAACAAAACAAAGCTGTTTTTTTTATTTCTAAAATCAATTTAAAAAAAGATTTACGTGCAGTAAACAATGAAATTAATATTATTCAGAAAGATGATGAACGCTATATTGCTACTGATTTAATTAATGATTCATTGTTTTCTAAAGAGAAAATTAAAAATGGAAACTATATTGTTTCTGAAAATGTTCCAAAAATGAGCTGGGAACTTGCTACAGCAACAACAAAAAAAATTGGGGATTATATTTGTTATAAAGCAACAACAAATTTTAGAGGTAGAAATTTCACCGCATGGTATTCCACAGATTACCCCGTTCAATTAGGGCCTTGGAAATTCAATGGTTTGCCAGGATTAATAATGGAAGTATATGATGAAACGAATCGCTATTATTGGGGTGTGATCGAAATAAAGCCAACAAACAAAGAGGTCGTATTTCCTAATGATATCAGCCTGCATAAAAAAATTGATTTAAAAAAATATGTTGAATTAAGATACGATACGAATATGGACAATCTAGATTCAAGATTGCCTAGAGGTACACAAACTCAAACAATAAAAGTTGAAAGAAATGGGCTCGAAATCAAGTTTGAATGGGAAAAATAA